A genomic region of Mycobacterium sp. Aquia_213 contains the following coding sequences:
- a CDS encoding sterol desaturase family protein, whose amino-acid sequence MRDPVLFAIPFFLLLLILEWTAARKLERLEAEDPRPASGAYLTRDSWASISMGLVSVATTAGWKTLALLGYAAIYAYVAPWHLRVDQWYTWVIAIVGVDLLYYAYHRIAHRVRLIWATHQAHHSSQYFNFATALRQKWNNSGEILMWIPLPLLGIPPWMVFFAFSVNLIYQYWVHTERIGKLPRPIEFVFNTPSHHRVHHGMDQVYLDKNYGGIFIIWDRLFGSFQAELFRPHYGLTKQVDTFNIWNLQTREYVAIARDWRSASRLRDRLGYVFGPPGWTPRLAAQTDDSVRLASSL is encoded by the coding sequence ATGCGGGACCCGGTGCTGTTCGCGATACCGTTTTTTCTGCTGTTGCTGATTCTCGAGTGGACCGCGGCACGCAAGCTCGAGCGCCTCGAGGCCGAGGACCCCCGGCCGGCGTCGGGTGCCTATCTGACCCGCGATTCGTGGGCGAGCATCTCGATGGGGCTGGTTTCGGTGGCCACCACGGCCGGCTGGAAGACCCTGGCTCTGCTCGGGTATGCGGCGATTTATGCCTACGTGGCGCCGTGGCACCTGCGGGTAGACCAGTGGTACACCTGGGTCATCGCGATCGTCGGCGTCGACCTGCTGTACTACGCCTACCACCGCATCGCCCACCGGGTGCGGCTGATCTGGGCCACACACCAGGCCCACCACTCCAGCCAGTACTTCAACTTCGCGACCGCACTTCGCCAGAAGTGGAACAACAGCGGCGAGATCCTGATGTGGATTCCGTTGCCGCTGTTGGGGATTCCGCCCTGGATGGTGTTCTTCGCCTTCTCGGTGAATTTGATCTACCAGTACTGGGTGCACACCGAACGAATCGGCAAGCTCCCACGGCCGATCGAGTTCGTCTTCAACACACCGTCACACCACCGGGTGCACCACGGCATGGACCAGGTGTACCTCGACAAGAACTACGGCGGCATCTTCATCATCTGGGACCGCCTGTTCGGCAGTTTCCAGGCCGAGCTGTTCCGCCCGCATTACGGCCTCACCAAGCAGGTGGACACCTTCAACATCTGGAACCTGCAGACGCGCGAATACGTCGCGATCGCCCGCGACTGGCGCTCGGCGAGCCGGCTTCGCGACCGGCTGGGCTATGTATTCGGACCGCCCGGCTGGACTCCGCGCCTGGCTGCTCAGACCGACGACTCCGTTCGGCTGGCCTCGTCGTTGTAA
- a CDS encoding NAD(P)/FAD-dependent oxidoreductase, whose translation MTAVLVVGSGFAGLWAALGAARRLDELAVPAGTVDVTVLSATGFHDIRVRNYEADLSACRIPLADVLEPAGVAHVATEVTAIDAGARTVATADGAVYGYDRLVLASGSRVLKPAVPGLPEFGFDVDTYDGAVALQRHLQRLADAPPAPAAATVVVVGAGLTGIETACELPNRLRALFSREHVTARVILVDRNPLVGSDMGSSARPVIEKALSDNGIETRTGVGVAAVSPSGVSLSSGEQLEAATVVWCAGMRASSLTEQLPVDHDPSGRVTVDDYLRVIGVESIFAAGDVAAARMDDQHLSVMSCQHGRPMGRYAGYNVISDLCGEPMLPLRIPWYVTVLDLGPAGAVYTEGWDRVVVSTGAQAKTTKQTINSRRIYPPLTGIRADLLAAAAPELQARP comes from the coding sequence GTGACCGCTGTGCTGGTGGTCGGCTCCGGTTTTGCGGGGTTATGGGCGGCGCTGGGCGCTGCCCGACGACTCGACGAACTCGCAGTGCCGGCGGGGACGGTCGATGTCACCGTGCTGAGCGCTACCGGATTCCACGACATCCGGGTCCGCAATTACGAGGCGGATTTGAGCGCCTGCCGCATCCCGCTCGCCGACGTTCTCGAACCCGCCGGCGTGGCTCATGTCGCCACCGAGGTGACCGCGATCGACGCCGGCGCGCGCACCGTGGCCACCGCGGACGGTGCGGTGTACGGCTACGACCGGCTGGTGCTGGCCTCGGGCAGTCGGGTGCTCAAACCCGCCGTACCGGGTCTGCCGGAGTTCGGCTTTGACGTCGACACCTATGACGGCGCCGTCGCGCTGCAGCGGCATCTGCAGCGGCTTGCCGACGCTCCCCCGGCACCTGCGGCGGCGACGGTCGTCGTGGTCGGGGCCGGGCTGACCGGCATCGAGACGGCGTGTGAGCTGCCGAACCGGTTGCGCGCGTTGTTTTCTCGAGAGCATGTCACTGCGCGGGTGATTCTCGTCGACCGCAATCCGCTGGTCGGCTCGGACATGGGATCTTCGGCCCGGCCGGTGATCGAGAAGGCATTGTCGGACAATGGGATTGAGACGAGAACGGGGGTCGGTGTCGCCGCGGTCAGCCCCAGCGGCGTGTCGCTGTCCTCGGGTGAGCAGCTGGAAGCGGCGACGGTGGTGTGGTGTGCCGGGATGCGGGCCAGCTCGCTGACCGAACAGCTGCCGGTCGACCACGACCCGTCGGGTCGGGTAACCGTCGATGACTACCTGCGGGTGATCGGGGTCGAGTCGATCTTCGCCGCGGGAGACGTGGCGGCGGCCCGCATGGATGACCAGCACCTGTCGGTGATGTCGTGTCAGCATGGGCGGCCGATGGGCCGTTATGCCGGCTACAACGTCATCAGCGACCTGTGTGGCGAACCGATGCTGCCCCTTCGAATCCCTTGGTATGTAACGGTTCTCGATCTGGGACCGGCTGGCGCCGTCTACACCGAAGGGTGGGACCGGGTGGTGGTCTCGACGGGTGCGCAAGCCAAGACCACCAAGCAGACCATCAACTCGCGGCGGATCTATCCCCCACTGACCGGCATCCGCGCCGACCTGCTGGCCGCGGCCGCACCGGAGCTACAGGCCCGCCCGTAG